A region of Deltaproteobacteria bacterium DNA encodes the following proteins:
- a CDS encoding amidohydrolase, with translation MKNGFKIIDSDMHIMEPLDLWEKYMDPRFKERAPRPVRVPTRGDLNLLIVDGKEPRQNSPTLVHDVRMISGKRNNTRGDVIDFARKQNFNAKSQLEAMDIEGIDVAVLFPTACLHIMTMPDMDPLLAEAICRAYNDWLYDFCQENPKRLYGAALLPPHDVSLAVREAKRAREKLGFVSAFLRATPLPGQTWFSVYWEPLWAELEEMGMTVGFHECTNSGHYPHLERFGMGNRLLRHICTHVTGQMVTMVDMIVGGVLERFPQLKVGFLECNCGWAPAWLQRMDRHWGQLGKNDAPLLTMKPSEYFKRQCVIGCEGDEADVGFVCQQIGDDNLVFSSDYPHSDSDFPKATQEFFHQEMPADSRRKILWDNCVKFYGIDA, from the coding sequence ATGAAAAACGGTTTCAAGATCATCGACTCCGACATGCACATCATGGAGCCGCTCGATCTTTGGGAAAAGTACATGGACCCGCGCTTCAAAGAGCGCGCGCCGCGCCCCGTGCGCGTGCCGACGCGGGGCGATTTGAATTTGTTGATCGTCGACGGCAAAGAGCCGCGCCAGAACAGCCCGACGCTCGTGCACGATGTCCGCATGATCAGCGGCAAGCGCAACAACACCCGCGGCGATGTGATCGACTTCGCGCGCAAGCAAAACTTCAATGCCAAGTCGCAGCTCGAAGCGATGGACATCGAAGGCATCGACGTCGCCGTGCTGTTTCCGACGGCCTGCCTGCACATCATGACCATGCCCGACATGGACCCGCTGCTCGCCGAGGCGATCTGCCGTGCTTACAACGACTGGCTTTATGATTTCTGCCAGGAAAATCCCAAGCGGCTCTACGGCGCGGCGTTGTTGCCGCCGCACGATGTCTCGCTCGCCGTGCGCGAAGCGAAGCGCGCCCGTGAAAAGCTCGGCTTTGTCAGCGCATTCCTGCGCGCCACTCCCCTGCCCGGCCAAACTTGGTTCAGCGTGTATTGGGAACCACTCTGGGCCGAGCTCGAAGAAATGGGCATGACCGTCGGCTTTCACGAGTGCACGAACTCCGGCCACTACCCGCATTTGGAACGCTTCGGCATGGGCAACCGCCTCCTGCGTCACATCTGCACCCACGTCACCGGCCAGATGGTCACCATGGTCGACATGATCGTTGGCGGCGTATTGGAACGTTTCCCGCAATTGAAAGTCGGCTTTCTTGAATGCAACTGCGGCTGGGCGCCGGCCTGGCTGCAGCGCATGGACCGCCACTGGGGCCAGCTCGGCAAAAACGACGCGCCGCTTTTGACCATGAAGCCGAGTGAATATTTCAAACGCCAATGCGTGATCGGCTGCGAAGGCGACGAAGCCGACGTCGGCTTTGTCTGCCAGCAGATCGGCGACGACAACCTAGTATTCTCCAGCGACTACCCGCACAGCGACTCGGACTTTCCCAAAGCGACACAGGAGTTCTTCCACCAAGAGATGCCGGCGGATAGCCGGAGAAAAATCTTGTGGGATAATTGCGTGAAATTTTATGGCATTGATGCGTAA
- a CDS encoding ABC transporter substrate-binding protein, translating into MSGKSVTAKYTKFGGRYFFSYVRALRGLRGAIGFFILTSVFSTLSMSGRALGQTKIRAAFGTPSLSQVVFPLGVQSGMFSRHGLSVEPIYVAGRSINLLISGDVQFGFSGGPQTVLARLSGADLMTIAGLNRPGQMVAAHPSIKSPQDLIGKKVGIGIFGTTADYGMRLALRKFNLRANRDVTFVSVGDVPGRIAAVTSGTVQAVILSSYDKHFLEQHNLRMLTDTDDIDFMASGIMVTESYARANRETVMRLLRGVVDTIRLIKTEPKRTTELLGKIYRETDQAFLARRYQTLLGIYPDYPIVSPGAIQSIIDLLKEDGRIKDSPPAQSYLDMNYLRAVEKERVGK; encoded by the coding sequence ATGAGCGGGAAATCTGTCACCGCGAAGTACACGAAATTCGGAGGAAGATATTTCTTCTCTTACGTTCGTGCTCTTCGTGGCCTTCGTGGTGCAATAGGCTTTTTCATCTTGACGTCGGTCTTCTCCACCTTGTCTATGTCTGGGCGTGCTTTAGGACAAACCAAAATCCGCGCCGCGTTCGGCACGCCGAGCTTGAGCCAAGTGGTTTTTCCGCTGGGCGTGCAATCGGGAATGTTTAGCCGCCACGGCTTGTCGGTCGAGCCAATCTATGTTGCTGGCCGGTCGATCAATCTGTTGATCAGTGGCGACGTGCAGTTTGGGTTTAGCGGGGGACCGCAAACGGTGCTAGCGCGATTATCCGGTGCAGATCTCATGACCATTGCTGGGCTCAATCGTCCAGGGCAGATGGTGGCGGCGCATCCATCGATCAAGTCGCCGCAAGATCTTATCGGCAAGAAAGTTGGGATCGGTATCTTTGGCACCACCGCGGATTACGGCATGCGTCTCGCGCTGCGCAAGTTTAACCTGCGCGCCAACCGCGACGTGACTTTTGTCTCCGTGGGTGACGTGCCCGGCCGCATCGCCGCGGTGACATCGGGAACGGTCCAAGCCGTGATTTTAAGCAGCTATGACAAACATTTCTTAGAGCAGCATAATCTGCGCATGCTTACGGACACGGACGATATCGACTTCATGGCCTCGGGCATCATGGTCACGGAAAGCTATGCGCGTGCTAACCGCGAGACTGTAATGAGGCTTTTGCGCGGCGTCGTCGATACCATCAGGTTGATCAAGACCGAACCGAAAAGAACGACTGAACTATTGGGTAAGATTTATCGCGAAACCGATCAAGCATTTTTAGCGCGGCGCTACCAGACTTTGCTGGGCATTTATCCTGACTATCCTATTGTTTCACCTGGCGCGATCCAGTCGATCATCGATTTGCTCAAGGAAGACGGCCGGATCAAAGACTCGCCGCCCGCGCAGAGTTATCTAGACATGAATTATCTGCGTGCGGTGGAGAAGGAGAGGGTGGGAAAGTAG
- a CDS encoding class II aldolase/adducin family protein: MFELHERDLRHGGRRRGAWDLNSEAWPQNTQKAQNRRRKKGKGDRLVALRYDRNERNTRMSELDDVKREVAAANRVLANLGLATGFTAALGHASMRLPSEPNKFFVKGREYEYDALSVMESDDMVMCDTEGFKVGGRPELTQCSEVKIHACVYKLRPDVQSVVHVHPRYAILMSTLTGTIKPLCQEGAQLVRNPLPLYPHMMTIQSDAEGMAVATLLGKSPAMLLKGHGAVTTGKTLSESVMNMAHLEEQARMNYLAYCAQGKDYNFLPDHMLDEMINRTPLYEQPHFKDVLKGRAPQRDGTWNYQKKAATPKG, translated from the coding sequence ATGTTCGAGCTACATGAGCGGGACTTGCGTCACGGTGGACGGCGGCGTGGTGCGTGGGATTTGAATTCGGAAGCATGGCCGCAAAATACGCAAAAGGCGCAAAATAGAAGACGCAAAAAGGGTAAGGGCGACAGGCTGGTCGCCCTTCGATATGATCGCAATGAAAGGAATACAAGGATGAGCGAACTGGATGATGTGAAAAGGGAAGTGGCCGCCGCCAATCGGGTGCTGGCGAACTTAGGATTAGCGACCGGTTTCACCGCGGCGTTGGGGCACGCGAGCATGCGGCTGCCGTCGGAGCCGAATAAATTTTTCGTTAAAGGCCGTGAGTACGAGTACGACGCGCTATCGGTGATGGAGTCCGATGACATGGTGATGTGCGACACGGAAGGCTTCAAAGTCGGCGGGCGGCCGGAATTGACGCAGTGCTCGGAGGTGAAGATCCATGCTTGTGTCTATAAGCTGCGTCCCGACGTTCAGTCGGTGGTCCACGTGCATCCGCGGTATGCGATTCTCATGAGCACTCTCACCGGCACGATCAAGCCGCTTTGCCAAGAAGGAGCCCAACTCGTGCGCAATCCGCTGCCGCTCTATCCGCACATGATGACGATCCAGAGCGACGCCGAAGGCATGGCCGTAGCCACGTTACTGGGCAAAAGCCCGGCGATGTTGCTGAAAGGGCACGGCGCCGTCACCACGGGCAAAACACTTTCGGAATCGGTGATGAACATGGCGCACTTGGAAGAGCAGGCGCGCATGAACTACTTGGCCTACTGCGCGCAGGGCAAAGACTATAACTTTTTGCCCGACCACATGCTTGACGAGATGATCAACCGCACGCCGCTCTACGAACAGCCGCATTTTAAAGACGTGCTCAAAGGCCGCGCGCCGCAGCGCGATGGCACCTGGAACTACCAGAAGAAAGCGGCGACGCCGAAAGGATAA
- a CDS encoding YceI family protein, whose product MRGSGKILGKGTKALTIRKLLWRVLRGLLATILLSASSQAAQYVIDPARSEIAVQLFKAGVGSVFAHDHVLRAAKYSGQIQLDPAAPTAAQITVEVDATALVIDEPMLRQKHKLPLDLSEDNRREIQQTMESEAQLDVRRHPKIRFRSTRITERDGQYTVVGDLELRGVTRPITLSVQAELQNNLLHAKGSARFLQSSFGYKPFSAFLGAVQNRDEVVLHVDIVAARQ is encoded by the coding sequence CTGAGAGGTTCGGGAAAAATCCTTGGCAAAGGGACGAAAGCGCTGACCATAAGAAAACTGCTCTGGCGTGTGCTTCGCGGGCTGCTGGCGACAATCCTATTGTCCGCCAGCAGCCAGGCGGCACAGTACGTCATCGATCCTGCGCGCAGTGAAATCGCCGTGCAGCTTTTCAAAGCCGGCGTTGGTTCCGTCTTTGCCCACGATCACGTGCTCCGGGCCGCCAAGTACAGCGGCCAAATTCAGCTCGATCCCGCGGCACCGACGGCGGCGCAGATAACCGTAGAAGTGGACGCCACCGCGCTTGTGATCGATGAGCCGATGTTGCGACAAAAGCATAAACTGCCCCTCGATCTGAGCGAAGATAACCGGCGCGAGATTCAACAGACCATGGAGTCGGAAGCTCAGCTCGATGTCCGGCGCCACCCAAAAATTCGTTTTCGCTCGACGCGCATAACAGAAAGAGACGGTCAATACACTGTCGTCGGCGATTTAGAGCTGCGCGGCGTGACCCGACCCATCACACTGTCTGTGCAGGCGGAACTGCAAAACAATCTGCTGCATGCCAAAGGCTCCGCGCGCTTCTTGCAAAGCAGTTTCGGCTATAAACCATTCAGCGCGTTTTTGGGCGCGGTGCAAAACCGCGACGAAGTCGTCCTGCACGTTGACATCGTTGCCGCCCGTCAATGA
- a CDS encoding ABC transporter substrate-binding protein, which produces MIRMVYCAVLAISFLLLSYATGLAQTRLRASYGSIAVSQVVLPLGVRAGIFQKNGLNLEPIYIGGRSVSALISGDVQFGFMGGPPAILAKVSGADVVMLAGLNGLDQILVAIPAIKRGSDLVGKKVGISRFGTTADYGARIGLKKLKLNPQKDVTLIQIGDTPARIGGMLSGAIEAATLSSSEKELAIKNGFHVLADPSDVEFPGNAVVTTRAFMKTNREDVKRFVRATVEVIHFSKTQPERTKKLLYEIYRQSDAAVVTKRYDAMVEMFPDYPYLTRGAVLSFLEILKDEGKLKDPLNPEPYLDTSLLAEVERERKK; this is translated from the coding sequence ATGATCCGGATGGTTTATTGTGCGGTGCTTGCAATAAGTTTTTTGCTTCTCTCATACGCAACCGGCTTGGCGCAAACCCGCTTGCGCGCGTCCTATGGCTCCATCGCCGTGTCGCAGGTAGTTTTGCCGCTCGGTGTGCGCGCCGGCATCTTTCAGAAAAACGGGCTCAACCTCGAGCCCATCTACATCGGCGGGCGCTCGGTTTCCGCTCTGATCAGCGGCGACGTGCAGTTTGGCTTCATGGGCGGACCGCCGGCGATTTTGGCCAAGGTCAGTGGCGCCGATGTGGTGATGCTGGCCGGGTTGAATGGATTGGATCAAATTCTCGTGGCCATTCCTGCGATCAAGCGTGGCAGCGATTTGGTCGGGAAAAAAGTCGGCATCAGCCGCTTCGGCACGACCGCCGATTACGGTGCGCGCATTGGGCTTAAAAAACTGAAATTGAATCCGCAAAAGGACGTGACCCTCATCCAAATCGGCGACACGCCGGCGCGCATCGGTGGGATGTTATCGGGAGCGATTGAGGCGGCGACCTTGAGTAGCAGCGAAAAGGAGTTGGCGATTAAAAACGGCTTTCACGTGCTTGCCGATCCGAGCGACGTTGAGTTCCCCGGCAACGCCGTGGTGACGACGCGAGCGTTTATGAAAACCAACAGGGAAGACGTGAAGCGCTTTGTCCGCGCCACCGTTGAAGTGATTCATTTCTCCAAAACCCAGCCTGAGCGGACGAAGAAACTGCTCTACGAAATCTATCGTCAAAGCGACGCGGCCGTGGTCACCAAGCGCTACGATGCGATGGTCGAGATGTTTCCCGACTATCCATATTTGACGAGGGGCGCGGTGCTATCGTTTCTCGAAATTCTGAAAGACGAAGGCAAGCTGAAAGATCCGCTCAACCCTGAGCCTTATCTAGATACGAGTCTCCTCGCGGAAGTGGAGCGGGAGCGCAAGAAATGA
- a CDS encoding transposase: MARPLRIEYDGAFYHVTSRGNERKAIFKDDSDRNLFLAILGQVIERFHWLCHAYCLMGNHYHLVIETPDANLSRGMRQLNGVYTQAFNRRHRRVGHLFQGRFKGILVEKDSQFLEVCRYVVLNAVAAEMVKQAGGWAWSSYRATVGEAVPEKWLTVDEILGQFGKRRRDAQRKYRQFVREGIGRPSIWEKLAAHSLLGEEGFAEGLKGYVRGYETITEIPRGQRLIGRPSLKQLFGAESHSQSPRARLIEKAVQDHGYSQVEVAPHLKIHYSTLSRIMKRLRQPAT, from the coding sequence ATGGCCCGGCCACTACGGATCGAATACGACGGGGCGTTCTATCACGTCACCTCTAGGGGAAATGAACGCAAAGCCATCTTCAAAGACGACAGCGACCGAAATCTGTTTTTGGCAATTCTGGGCCAAGTCATCGAGCGTTTTCACTGGCTGTGCCACGCCTACTGTTTGATGGGCAACCACTACCATTTGGTCATTGAGACTCCCGACGCCAATCTGTCGCGAGGGATGCGCCAGTTAAACGGCGTGTACACCCAAGCCTTCAATCGGCGCCACCGGCGGGTGGGGCATTTGTTTCAAGGGCGGTTTAAAGGGATATTGGTGGAGAAAGACAGCCAATTTCTCGAAGTCTGCCGCTACGTGGTGCTCAACGCGGTGGCGGCAGAGATGGTCAAGCAAGCCGGTGGGTGGGCGTGGAGCAGCTATCGAGCCACCGTTGGGGAAGCCGTGCCAGAGAAATGGCTGACGGTGGACGAAATACTGGGGCAGTTTGGCAAGCGGCGGCGAGACGCGCAGCGCAAGTACCGGCAGTTTGTCAGGGAAGGGATCGGCCGGCCATCGATCTGGGAAAAATTGGCGGCGCACAGTTTGTTGGGCGAAGAAGGCTTTGCCGAGGGGCTTAAAGGATACGTCAGAGGGTATGAGACAATCACCGAGATACCGCGCGGTCAGAGATTGATCGGCCGGCCGAGTTTGAAGCAGCTATTTGGGGCGGAGAGCCACAGTCAAAGCCCGCGAGCTCGGCTGATCGAGAAGGCGGTGCAAGATCACGGTTACAGTCAAGTGGAGGTTGCACCGCACTTAAAGATTCACTACTCCACGCTAAGCCGGATCATGAAAAGATTGCGGCAACCGGCCACTTGA